Within the Streptomyces sp. NBC_00554 genome, the region TCGCGCGGCATCCTCACCACACCACACCAGTGACGCTTCGCGACGACGAGCAGCGATCAAGGCCAGTCCGCCTGGCAGGCCCTTCGCGCCGCTCGCTCGCCCTGGTCGCCGGTGTGGGCCGCACCGTCGGTATCGGCGTCGGCAGCAGATAGTCGTACCGGGTGGTCTCCGGGTGGTCCCCAGCATGCAGCGAGCGGTCCCAGTCCCACAGATACCCGACCAGGTCTTCGCCGACCTCCGAGTAGAGGCGCCTATGAGCGGCGTGCTCAACCCGACGATCGGAAACGACCCAATACGAAAAGGGCCCCCACAGGCTCTCGCCCGCGAAGACCCTTCGCACCGTCGGGACGACAGGATTTGAACCTGCGACCCCTTGACCCCCAGTCAAGTGCGCTACCAAGCTGCGCCACGTCCCGATGCGTTTCACCCGGGGGTGACCCCGTGTTCATGCAGGTAAACCCTACCGCACCGGAGTGGCCGGACTTGCACGGGCGGTCACGGCGCCCTTGCAGAAAGGGCGCCGTGCGGACCCCGGGGGCGACTGACGCGCCGTTCAGCCCCCGGGGTCCACTCCTCACGCGTTCGAGTCGAACGGGATACCGGAGGGCTCCGCCTGCTCCAGGTGGTAATTGAAGTTGCCGTCCTTGAGGCCGAAGACGGCGCTGCCCCAGTTGGCCGCGGTCAGCTTGTCGCGCACGCCCGCGGGGTAGCCGTCCCAGCCGACCAGCCGGGGGAACTGCCAGGTGTGCTGGTGGTTCTCCGGCGGCTCGTCGTTGGAGTTCGCGGGGCGGAAGCAGTGGGTACTGATCCCGTCCTTGTGGTAGACGATCTTCGGGTGCGTGCCGTCCCAGCGGATCTGGTCGCTGCTGTAGGTGTTGAAGTCGCCGTGGGCGGAGGTGGAGACGTACTTGGCCACGTTGTCCTGCGTCCACACCACGACGTGCTCCCAGTCGTGGCGGTGCCCGCCGAGGCTGCTGCCGGCCACGGCCTGGTCCTTCTCGAAGTAGAGGCCGTACATGATCGCGCACCAGCCGTTGTTGCACTTCTGGCGCGAGTACCCGTTGGTGTTGTCCAGGTCCCATGAGTCGCGGCACGAGCCGTTGAGAGCCCCGGTCGGGTTGAGGCCGCCATTAAGGGTCCCGTCGGGGCCGATGGCCGGAGTGGGGTAGCAGCCATCGGTGTCGTAGTCATAGGCGGGCTGGAACGTCTGCTCCAGTCCGTTCGCGTTGGCCGGCAGGGCCGAAGGCGGGTCGGCGAGGGCGATACCCGGAAAGGCGACGACCAGCGCGACGGCGCTTCCGAAGACGATCGAAACCTTGCCGATGCGCGAATTTTTCTTCACTGCGTCCTCCTGATCGACCGCGGGGTGGGGGCTGTTCGAGCGGTCGCATTGACATGCTCGGATCAGCTTCCCGGCGCTCGGTCGAAAACTCCAGAGTCTGGAGGTGTCAGAGCGATGAAAGGTCAACTAATCCATGTCGACCAATCAATGGGCGCAGGTGAGTTGCCGGGCCGCGCCGGCTGTGAGCTCGCACTCCCGGGGCAACGTGCCCAGCGGGACGGTGTGTTGGAGGACAGGAGCGTGTGCTCCGTCGAAGGACCCCTGGATCCACTACTCCGGCGGCGTAGGCGTGTCATGCGTCCGGTACATCGCCTGTACATCCAGCTCCAGTTGGACCGTCGGACCGACCACCGCGATGCCACGCGCCAGCATGGAACGCCAGTCGAGCGTGTAGTCCTCCCGGTGCAGTTCCGCCTTGGCCAGGGCCGCGCAGCGCAACTCCTCGCCGTAGCCGCCGTTGACCGTGCCGAGGTAGGTCGTGTCGAGTGCCACGGAACGGCTCACTCCGTGCATCGTCAGCGAGCCCTGCAGGGTCCATTTGCTGCCGCCGCGATAGGCGAAGCGCGTGCTGCTGAACTCGATGTACGGGAACCTCTCGACGTCGAGGAAGTCGGCGGAACGCAGGTGGTTGTCCCGGGTCACGTTCCCGGTCGTGATGCTCGACGCGTGGATGCGGACCTGGACCCGGGAGTCGGCCATGTCGGGGGCGATGCGGATACCGCCGTCGAAGCGTTCGAAACGGCCGTGGACGTTGGCCATGCCGACGTGCTTGGCGATGAAGCGGATCGCCGTGTGGGGCGGGTCGAAGAGCCAGGTACCGGATACCGGCAGTTCCAGGACGCGGGCGGTCTGCAGCCAGATCCGCTGCGTGGGGGTCGCCGCTCCGGCCTCGACGTCCACCGTCTCGCGGTGCGGTTGCAGCCCCTCGGCCGCGATCATCAGGCTGTAGCGGCCGGGCGGCAGCGCCGCGAGGAAGAAGCCGTAGGGGTCGGTGATACCGCGGGCCACGACGCGGTGCGAGTCCATCGCGGTGACCGTCACCTCGGCCGCGCCCATGGCCGCACCCATGGGGTCGAGCACCTCGCGGCCGAGCGCGCCGGCACCCTGCGGGAGAGGGAGCGAGAGGCCCGCCGCGTCGGCGGAGGCACCCTTGGATCGCAGGCGCCTGAGCAGAGCGAGGGCCATGGTGTTCACCTTTCTTCGCGAATGTTCAGGGCCGTGCGCGTGACCGCCGAAGGCGTGTTCGCGCTCACCAGAGGCACACACGACGAGCCGGGCGGGCGTGGAGGTCACGGCCCATTTGCGATCCTGAAGCACATCGCAAGGTCTCGGGTGTCTCATCCTGAGACAGCGGAGGCCGCTACTGGACGGCGTCGCTCCGGGGTTCCCAGCCTTCGTACGCCGCCGTCAGCAGACCGAGTACACCGTTCGCGGTGACCTCACGGGGGTTGGGGTACGCGGCCGCGGTGGCCTGTGCGGCAGCGACCGCCAAGTCGGCTTCTTTCAGGCCGAGTTCAGCGAGTGTGCGGGGAGCGCCGAGGTTTCCGGCCAGGTCGCGAAGCGCGCGGGGGACGTCGTCGGTGGCCAGGGCGCGGGACAGGGCCTTGATCGCCTCAGGAGCGGCGGAGGCGTTGTACGCGAGGGCGTACGGGAGGACCACCGTGTGGGTCTCGGCGTGCGGCAGGCCGAAGGTGCCGCCGAGCACATGGCACAGCTTGTGGTGCAGGCCCATGGTGGTGGCGCCCAGGCAGGCTCCGCAGAGCCAGGCGCCGTACAGGGCGCGGCCGCGCGCGTCGAGGTCGTCGGGGGCGGCGGCCACCTGGGGAAGTGCCCCGGCCATCGCCCGTACGCCCTCCTCCGCCATCAGCGAGACGAGGGGCGAGGCGTCGGGCGCGTACAGGGCTTCGACGGCGTGCGCGAGCGCGTTGACGCCGCTGGTGACGGAGAGGGGGACGGGGAGCGCGAGGGTGAGCTCGGGGTCGTAGACGACGGTGCGGGGCTGGACGACGGGGTCGCGTCCGGTGCGTTTGGCGCCGTGCTCGGTGAGGCCCCAGACGGGGGTCATCTCGGAGCCGGAGTAGGTGGAGGGCACGGCGATCAGCGGCAGCCCCGTACGCAATGCGATCGCCTTGCCGAGGCCGATCGCCGAGCCGCCGCCGACCGCGACACATCCGTCGGCGCCGGCGGCCCGCGCCACCTCGACGGCCCGGTCGGCGACCTCCACGGGTACGTGCATACGGGCCTCGGCGTGCAGCCCGGCGCAGGAGTCGCCGAGCGCGTCCGCGACGGCCTGCGCGACCGCCGAGCCCCGGCTGCCGCACACGACCAGCACCCTGTGCAGCCCGAGCCGCGCGACCTCGCCCGGTGTCGCGGACACCGCCGCGCCGGGCCGGAAGACGACCCGGGAGGGCCGGCTCTCGTAGGAGAAGTCGAGCGCGGTGGTCATGACGGCTCCAGTACGAGGTCGAAGCGCGCGTGGCGGAAGGGGTTCGGGACGCCGAACTCCCGTGCCAGGGAAGGGTCGTCGGTGTCGGCGAAGTCCTGGATCAGGCTCTGCTTCACGGCGAACACCGCGTCGGAGTCGAGGTATTCGCTGCCCGCCACGAAGATGTGCGTGGTGACGGAGGTATGGCCCTCGGCCGAGGCGATGAAGTGGATGTGGGCGGGGCGGTAGGGATGGCGGTCGGTCGCCTTCAGGAGCTCGCCGACCGGGCCGTCGGTCGGGATCGGGTACGGGCTCGGCACACAGCTGCGGAACCAGAAACGGCCCTCAGCGTCCGCCGTGAAGAGTCCCCGTCCGTTGCCCGCCGGCTGGACGTCCGGCCGCTGCACGTCGTAGTAGCCCTCGGGGTCGGCCTGCCACACGTCGAGGACCGCGCCGGGCAGCGGGGATCCGTCCGGTGCCAGCACCCGGCCGCTGACCACGCACGGCTCGCCGGTGCCCACCAGGTCGATGTTCGCGCCGAGTTCACGGACCGGCGACTCGGTCATGTGGAAGGGACCGAGGACGGTCGACTCGGTGGCTCCCGGATCGCGGTGGCCGTTGATGGTCTCCACGAGCATCGAGACGCCGAGCACGTCGGAGAGGAGGATGAACTCCTGCCGGGTGTCGGTGCACATCTGCCCGGTCGCCGTCAGGAAGCCGATGGCGCGCTCCCACTCCTCCATCGTCGGCTCCGTCTCACGTACGAAGGCGTGGAGGTGCCGGGTGAGCGCGCTCAGAAGCTCGCGCACCCGGGGGTCGGCCGTCCGCTGCAGGCTGTCGACGACCTCGCCGGTGAGATCGGCCGTGTGTTCGGTGGTCATTCCACTCCCCTGGTCCCGTCAGGCATGTCCGACGGTCTCATCGGACAAGTCGGTCCCATCGGACAAGTCCTCTGAACCCTCAGGCATGTCCGAGGATCCGTCGCAACGCCGCCGACAGCAACCGCTCGGCGTCCTCGGACGCGGCCGTGTGCCGGAAGGCCACATACCCGTCCGGCCGTACGAGGAGGGCGCCCGCGTCGGAGATCTCGCTCAGCCGCGCCCAGTCGCCGTACGGGTCCTCGTACTCCTGCCCGGGACCGACGACGACGGTGGCGATGTCGAGGTCCTGTGCCTCGGCCGCGCGCACCCAGTCCTCGCCGCCGATGCCCGTGACCAGGGTGAAACGGCCTCGGCCCACCGTGTCGAGGGTGGACAGGGTGCGGGTCCCGGAGGTGATCCAGGCGTGCGGGAGCTTGGCGCCGGGGCGGGTGGAGGGCTGGTGGTACAGCTCCGGGTCGCGCGCGAAGCCGGGATCCTGCGAGCCGTCGGGGACGATCGCGTCGGACGTGTAGCGCTGGTTGAGGTCGACGCCGTGCGCGTTGAACTCGTACACCTTGAAGGCGATCGCCTCGCGCAGTGCCTGCCGCTGCTTGGCCGCGGCCTCGGTGGCGTCCTTGCGGGCGTCGATGTTGGCCCACAGCTGCTCGGGGGTCTGCGGGGAGAGCCCGTCGAGGGCCTCGAAGATGGGGGCGGTCTCGCCGATGGACTTGTTGGCGCGGGTGACGATCTGCTTGCCGACCGGGGCGCGCTCGGCGGTGTACGTGTCGAGCAGCTTCGGTGCCGCCGTGCCGTCGAGGACCAGCTTGAGCTTCCAGGCCAGGTTGTACGCGTCCTGGATCGAGGTGTTGGAACCGAGGCCGTTGGACGGCGGGTGGCGGTGCGTGGCGTCGCCTGCGCAGAAGACGCGGCCGTTCGAGTACGTCTCCGCGTACATCTCGTTGACCGTCCACGCCGAGGACGACTTGATGGTCACCGGGATGTCGTCGTCGCCGACGAGCTGCCGGACGACCGACTCGGCGTACTCGGTGGTCAGGTCGGGGGCGCCCGCCGTGACGTCGTACCCCCAGACGATCATCCACTCGTTCCACGGGCGGACGTTGCGGACCAGGCCCGCGCCGATGCCGCCGACGGTGGCGCCGGGCGCCAGCACCCAGTAGAGGGTGGAGGGCCGGTGAGCGGTGTACTTCGTCAGATCGGCGTCGAAGACGATGTTGATGCTGCCCGCGACCCCCATCTGACCGCCCATCGGCAGACCCGCGTCCTCGGCGACCTTGGAACGGCCGCCGTCGGCACCGATCAGGTACTTGGCGCGGATCTCGTACGTGTCCCCGCGCAGCCGGTCCCGGACGGTGGCCGTCACGCCGTCGGCGTCCTGGGTGTGCGAGAGGTACTCGGTCTCGAAGCGCAACGAGGTGCCGCGGGCGACCGCCGCGTCGACGATCACCGGTTCCATGAGGTGCTGCGGCATGTCGCACATGCGAGTCGGGCTGGCGAGTTCGTGCGCCGCCTGGACGAGCGGGTCGTTGCCCCAGGAGCGGACGCGGCCCAGCTCCTCGCCTGCGAGGCTGGTGCAGAAGGTGGTGTTGCCCATCAGGTGCTGCGGGGTGGCCTGCGCGACGACTTCCTGCTCGACGCCGAGGTCGCGGAGCACCTCCATCGTGCGCTGGTTGGTGATGTGCGCACGGGGGGTCTCGGCGAGGCGCGCGTAGCGGGTGGCGACGATGTTGGGTACGCCGTACGTGCTCAGGGCCAGCGCGGCCGAGGCGCCCGCGGGGCCGCTCCCGACGATGAGTACTTCGGTCTCGACGGTGTGCACGGGAGAGGCTCCTGGGGGTGGGAACGAGCACGGGCCACTCTTGATCATGCGGTGCGGGATGGGGGTACGGGTGTCTCATTTCGAGACAGCGGGCGCCGTCCCAGGTCACAGGTGCCGCCCGGGGTGGCGGTCCGCTTCCGCCGTACGCCCGATACGGTGAGAGGCGTCGTGAGCATCGCCGAGCACTCCCCCGCCCTCTCCACTCTCGCGCCGCTGCGCCAGGCGCGTGAGCGGTTTCTGACGGGGCGCCCGCTGCCCGAGGGCGTGCCGGACGAGATCGTCGCGGCCTGGCGGCGCGCCCGGTTCTTCGGCGTACCGCACGATTTGAAGGAGCCCGCCGAGTTCCCGGCGGGCGCGCGGGCGGAGTCGGCGCTGTTGTCCGCGGCCCGTCCCGTCCTCGAACGGCTCGCCCCCGCCCTCGACACCGGGCGCTCGTCCCTCGCCCTCACCGACGAGCGGCTGCGGGTGCTGTGGGCGGCCGGGAGCGCGCCCGGGGACCAGCCGTGCACCGACCTGTCCGAGCGGGAGGTGGGGCACAACAGCGCGGCCCTCGCCCTGCGCACCCGGCGTCGCGCCGAGGTGCACGGCCCCGAGCACTTCCTCGACCTGTGGCAGGACGTGTCCGCGGTGAGCGTGCCGGTGCTGGCCCCCGAGACCGGGCAGGTGCTGGGCACGGTGACCGTCGCCTCCGGGCTGTGCGCGGAGTGCTCACCGCATCCCGGAGCGGCACTCGCCGAGGCCGCCGCCGCGGCGGTGGAGGCCGAACTCCTCGCACGCACACGGGCGGTTGAGCGCGTGCTCCTGGACGCGTACCTCAGCGCGACCCGCGGTCCGGCGCCCGCGGTGGTCGCCCTCGACGGGCGGAACCGGCTGGTCAGCGAAGCGGCAGCACGAATGCTGTCACCGGAGGGACTGGAGGTGCTGGAGCGGGGCGCGGGAGCGCTGCTTCGGCAGGGGGCGGCGTCGGAGTCGTACGACACGGGGCTGGGGCTCGGGCGGGGCGGGCCTTCCGAGCCGCACGACACGCGGCCGAGGCTCGGACAGGGCGCGCCCTGCGA harbors:
- a CDS encoding intradiol ring-cleavage dioxygenase, whose protein sequence is MTTEHTADLTGEVVDSLQRTADPRVRELLSALTRHLHAFVRETEPTMEEWERAIGFLTATGQMCTDTRQEFILLSDVLGVSMLVETINGHRDPGATESTVLGPFHMTESPVRELGANIDLVGTGEPCVVSGRVLAPDGSPLPGAVLDVWQADPEGYYDVQRPDVQPAGNGRGLFTADAEGRFWFRSCVPSPYPIPTDGPVGELLKATDRHPYRPAHIHFIASAEGHTSVTTHIFVAGSEYLDSDAVFAVKQSLIQDFADTDDPSLAREFGVPNPFRHARFDLVLEPS
- a CDS encoding YceI family protein, which gives rise to MALALLRRLRSKGASADAAGLSLPLPQGAGALGREVLDPMGAAMGAAEVTVTAMDSHRVVARGITDPYGFFLAALPPGRYSLMIAAEGLQPHRETVDVEAGAATPTQRIWLQTARVLELPVSGTWLFDPPHTAIRFIAKHVGMANVHGRFERFDGGIRIAPDMADSRVQVRIHASSITTGNVTRDNHLRSADFLDVERFPYIEFSSTRFAYRGGSKWTLQGSLTMHGVSRSVALDTTYLGTVNGGYGEELRCAALAKAELHREDYTLDWRSMLARGIAVVGPTVQLELDVQAMYRTHDTPTPPE
- a CDS encoding NPP1 family protein, which translates into the protein MKKNSRIGKVSIVFGSAVALVVAFPGIALADPPSALPANANGLEQTFQPAYDYDTDGCYPTPAIGPDGTLNGGLNPTGALNGSCRDSWDLDNTNGYSRQKCNNGWCAIMYGLYFEKDQAVAGSSLGGHRHDWEHVVVWTQDNVAKYVSTSAHGDFNTYSSDQIRWDGTHPKIVYHKDGISTHCFRPANSNDEPPENHQHTWQFPRLVGWDGYPAGVRDKLTAANWGSAVFGLKDGNFNYHLEQAEPSGIPFDSNA
- a CDS encoding FAD-dependent oxidoreductase, producing MHTVETEVLIVGSGPAGASAALALSTYGVPNIVATRYARLAETPRAHITNQRTMEVLRDLGVEQEVVAQATPQHLMGNTTFCTSLAGEELGRVRSWGNDPLVQAAHELASPTRMCDMPQHLMEPVIVDAAVARGTSLRFETEYLSHTQDADGVTATVRDRLRGDTYEIRAKYLIGADGGRSKVAEDAGLPMGGQMGVAGSINIVFDADLTKYTAHRPSTLYWVLAPGATVGGIGAGLVRNVRPWNEWMIVWGYDVTAGAPDLTTEYAESVVRQLVGDDDIPVTIKSSSAWTVNEMYAETYSNGRVFCAGDATHRHPPSNGLGSNTSIQDAYNLAWKLKLVLDGTAAPKLLDTYTAERAPVGKQIVTRANKSIGETAPIFEALDGLSPQTPEQLWANIDARKDATEAAAKQRQALREAIAFKVYEFNAHGVDLNQRYTSDAIVPDGSQDPGFARDPELYHQPSTRPGAKLPHAWITSGTRTLSTLDTVGRGRFTLVTGIGGEDWVRAAEAQDLDIATVVVGPGQEYEDPYGDWARLSEISDAGALLVRPDGYVAFRHTAASEDAERLLSAALRRILGHA
- a CDS encoding maleylacetate reductase — its product is MTTALDFSYESRPSRVVFRPGAAVSATPGEVARLGLHRVLVVCGSRGSAVAQAVADALGDSCAGLHAEARMHVPVEVADRAVEVARAAGADGCVAVGGGSAIGLGKAIALRTGLPLIAVPSTYSGSEMTPVWGLTEHGAKRTGRDPVVQPRTVVYDPELTLALPVPLSVTSGVNALAHAVEALYAPDASPLVSLMAEEGVRAMAGALPQVAAAPDDLDARGRALYGAWLCGACLGATTMGLHHKLCHVLGGTFGLPHAETHTVVLPYALAYNASAAPEAIKALSRALATDDVPRALRDLAGNLGAPRTLAELGLKEADLAVAAAQATAAAYPNPREVTANGVLGLLTAAYEGWEPRSDAVQ